One part of the bacterium genome encodes these proteins:
- a CDS encoding asparagine synthetase B: protein MQKLIIAAACFICILTPELTAQKLLIPMDLRQSDHLKAYGVAYTALENKVPVEWLLNYRGGSFMIAYTETMVNYCLARGVKTENLSAAQVAEVYATIENENMEIVYLEKAPHIAVYTPPDKKPWDDAVTMALEYAEIKYDKIFDLDVLQGKLAEYDWLHLHHEDFTGQYGKFYSAYGRAAWYQQQQRDYETFAQQMGYSKVSKEKLGVVQAMKEFIAKGGFMFAMCGATDSFDVALAAQKTDICDVVYDGDPVDMRANEKLDYGHCLAFQNFRVELDPYQYEFSSIDHPSSNGLRLKTPEEDYFTLFDFSAKYDPVPTMLTQNHVNVVKGFMGQTTGYRRELLKENIVVMGEDASIGSVKYLHGNFGKGTFTFYGGHDPEDYTHAVGDPPTDLALHKNSPGYRLILNNILFPAAKKKPQKT, encoded by the coding sequence ATGCAAAAGCTCATTATTGCTGCGGCATGTTTTATATGTATTCTTACGCCTGAGCTTACCGCTCAAAAATTACTCATTCCCATGGATCTGCGCCAATCCGATCATCTCAAAGCTTATGGCGTCGCATATACGGCGTTGGAAAATAAAGTACCCGTCGAATGGCTTCTCAACTATCGCGGCGGATCTTTTATGATCGCCTACACGGAAACGATGGTCAACTACTGTTTAGCGCGCGGCGTCAAAACGGAGAATTTATCAGCGGCACAGGTTGCCGAGGTGTATGCGACGATCGAAAATGAAAACATGGAAATCGTCTATCTCGAAAAGGCGCCCCATATTGCCGTTTACACGCCCCCGGATAAAAAACCTTGGGACGACGCGGTCACTATGGCGCTGGAATACGCTGAAATAAAATACGATAAGATTTTTGATCTTGATGTTTTGCAAGGAAAACTTGCCGAATACGATTGGTTGCACCTTCATCACGAAGATTTTACAGGACAATACGGCAAATTTTACTCAGCGTACGGGCGTGCGGCCTGGTACCAACAGCAACAACGTGATTATGAAACATTTGCACAGCAGATGGGATATAGTAAAGTCTCCAAGGAAAAACTTGGTGTCGTGCAGGCCATGAAAGAATTTATCGCTAAAGGCGGTTTTATGTTTGCCATGTGCGGGGCGACGGATAGTTTTGATGTGGCTTTGGCCGCGCAAAAAACCGATATCTGCGATGTGGTTTACGATGGTGATCCGGTGGATATGCGTGCTAATGAGAAATTAGACTACGGTCATTGTCTGGCATTTCAAAATTTTCGTGTCGAACTGGATCCGTACCAGTATGAGTTTTCCAGTATTGATCACCCCAGCAGTAACGGCTTGCGGCTTAAAACACCGGAAGAGGATTATTTTACGTTGTTTGATTTTTCAGCCAAATACGACCCTGTACCGACTATGTTAACGCAAAATCATGTCAACGTTGTCAAAGGATTTATGGGTCAAACGACGGGTTACCGTCGTGAATTACTCAAAGAGAATATCGTAGTGATGGGCGAAGACGCTTCCATCGGCTCGGTCAAATATTTGCATGGTAATTTTGGCAAAGGAACATTTACGTTTTACGGTGGTCATGACCCGGAAGACTATACCCACGCCGTAGGGGATCCGCCTACGGATCTTGCACTGCACAAAAATTCGCCCGGTTATAGGCTGATTCTTAATAACATTCTTTTTCCTGCGGCCAAAAAGAAACCGCAAAAAACATGA
- a CDS encoding NUDIX domain-containing protein: protein MPERTHRMAVTAYIVHDGKFLLLKRTNPPVIWGPPGGRLNPDENPNEGVLREVFEECGLTVKILHPVDIWYGDFGRGIYVSVDYLAISPSSEVSLSDEHSDYIWSDMNALRNGQPSLGSAAPAFTIHDFQRAWELYQKLL, encoded by the coding sequence ATGCCTGAACGTACGCATCGTATGGCGGTGACGGCATACATCGTTCACGATGGAAAATTTCTTTTGTTGAAAAGAACCAATCCTCCGGTGATTTGGGGACCGCCGGGCGGAAGACTCAATCCGGATGAAAACCCAAATGAAGGGGTGTTGCGGGAAGTATTTGAAGAGTGCGGTCTCACGGTAAAAATACTTCATCCGGTGGACATCTGGTACGGTGATTTCGGGCGCGGGATCTATGTGTCGGTAGATTATTTAGCCATTTCGCCGTCGAGCGAAGTATCACTTTCAGACGAACATAGTGATTATATATGGTCGGATATGAATGCGTTACGTAACGGGCAACCCTCCTTGGGCAGTGCGGCACCGGCCTTTACGATCCATGATTTTCAACGGGCATGGGAACTGTATCAAAAACTATTATAA
- a CDS encoding YbaN family protein has translation MRILLVIAGHIFVALGVIGAILPLMPTTIFLILAGWCYARSSERFHCWLYTNKFFGTYLRNYKENRGTPLSVKIGSISVLWISIGISIWTTTMPWFVPWILIGIASAVTVHLARLKTLKKESSHES, from the coding sequence ATGCGTATTTTGCTTGTCATAGCAGGCCACATTTTCGTAGCCTTGGGTGTGATCGGTGCTATTTTACCGCTGATGCCGACGACGATTTTTCTCATTCTCGCCGGATGGTGTTATGCGCGAAGCTCTGAGCGATTTCATTGCTGGCTGTATACCAATAAATTCTTCGGGACATATCTTCGCAATTATAAAGAAAATCGCGGCACACCATTGTCTGTCAAAATCGGTTCGATCTCCGTATTGTGGATTTCTATCGGTATCAGTATTTGGACGACGACCATGCCGTGGTTTGTGCCGTGGATATTGATTGGTATTGCATCCGCCGTTACCGTCCATCTTGCGCGATTAAAAACATTAAAAAAAGAATCATCGCATGAGTCTTAA
- a CDS encoding HEAT repeat domain-containing protein — protein sequence MSKSIDELLKDLQSNKVEVKEEAAFELGGYDDAKVVSALMGVLKSQHEEVGVRAAAAESLGRLGKVEAFDALMECLKSGEYMVRSAAAYALGKLGDKRAADALFFLLKDSDHSVVSSAAHALAKLHDRRAVLPLIHIVETKRPRQQVAAVRVLGDLHDAQAVVPLVKLYKKISDPDLKHAIIRALDDISAPGCEDVLMEALDDSVSFVRRYAADALGNIKHKPAKDKLMQLAQSDADGDVRNVAKQAADKL from the coding sequence ATGAGCAAGTCGATTGACGAGCTTTTAAAAGATTTACAAAGCAACAAGGTCGAAGTCAAAGAAGAGGCCGCGTTTGAATTGGGCGGTTACGACGACGCTAAAGTTGTTTCGGCGCTGATGGGTGTTCTGAAATCTCAGCACGAAGAAGTCGGTGTGCGTGCGGCGGCAGCAGAGTCTTTGGGTCGCCTTGGTAAAGTCGAAGCGTTTGATGCTTTGATGGAATGCCTGAAGTCGGGTGAGTACATGGTGCGCAGTGCAGCGGCCTACGCGCTTGGAAAATTGGGTGATAAACGTGCAGCGGATGCGCTATTTTTTCTGCTGAAAGATTCGGATCACAGTGTGGTGTCGAGTGCTGCACACGCTTTGGCCAAACTTCACGATCGTCGTGCCGTGTTACCATTGATCCACATTGTGGAAACAAAACGTCCCCGTCAGCAAGTTGCGGCGGTTCGTGTTTTGGGTGATTTGCACGATGCGCAGGCCGTGGTACCGTTGGTCAAGTTATACAAGAAAATCAGCGATCCCGATCTTAAGCATGCAATCATTCGTGCTTTGGATGATATTAGTGCGCCGGGTTGCGAAGATGTGCTGATGGAAGCGCTGGACGATAGCGTTTCGTTTGTGCGACGTTATGCCGCCGATGCTCTCGGTAATATCAAACACAAACCCGCTAAGGATAAACTCATGCAGTTAGCGCAGTCTGACGCGGATGGCGATGTTCGCAATGTGGCTAAACAAGCGGCCGATAAATTGTAA
- a CDS encoding class I SAM-dependent RNA methyltransferase yields the protein MTTFSDILLNLRRQSKSKPATLPKNECTTYRGSVCTICPLIQSNYNDELRIKNEAIREFWRMHRLDGKPESIIASPLSRRYRTNSKRRAFVTDNRVLLGLTGMDDEGKIKPLDVRQCGIERLLHSGIYAYVQQWLSSEASYMFARALNYVILRGDDRRITVLLSVRDEDNRIKRDCTLLSKSLSREFPMVVGFLLIKDEYSKYYMSDKAVSDPTALQKIFGERDVVQDVGEQQFTHSVLGFSQTNPSVLPDFIATVHDLISPQPHHTLYDLYCGYGLFGLSLAPNVEKVIGVEMSRHSVDSARTNALRMKITNARFHIGDLSGLTLEPMLKKQKTPFIAVLDPPRSGTAPGVIETLAMAKPDRVVHVFCDIERLPYELKRWRQGGYRAAHVIPVDMFPATGNVEVAVLLEP from the coding sequence ATGACCACATTTTCTGATATTCTTTTAAATCTACGTAGGCAATCTAAATCCAAGCCGGCGACTTTACCGAAAAATGAATGTACGACGTACCGCGGATCGGTTTGTACAATATGTCCACTCATTCAGTCTAATTATAATGACGAATTGCGAATCAAAAACGAGGCGATCCGAGAATTTTGGCGCATGCACAGATTAGACGGAAAACCGGAGTCTATCATCGCTTCTCCGCTTTCGCGTCGGTACCGTACCAATTCTAAACGCCGCGCTTTTGTTACGGATAATCGCGTGTTGCTGGGATTGACCGGGATGGATGACGAAGGAAAAATCAAACCTTTGGATGTGCGCCAATGCGGTATTGAGCGGCTTTTGCATAGCGGCATTTACGCCTACGTGCAGCAATGGTTGTCCTCCGAAGCTTCGTATATGTTCGCCCGTGCGTTGAATTATGTCATTTTGCGAGGTGATGATCGCCGGATCACCGTTCTCCTCAGTGTGCGCGATGAAGATAATCGGATCAAACGTGATTGTACGTTGTTATCCAAATCGCTGTCGCGTGAATTTCCGATGGTTGTCGGTTTCCTTCTGATCAAGGATGAATATTCAAAATATTATATGTCCGACAAAGCCGTGAGCGATCCGACAGCGTTGCAAAAAATATTTGGAGAACGGGATGTTGTCCAAGATGTGGGGGAGCAACAGTTCACGCATTCGGTTTTGGGATTTTCTCAGACCAATCCGTCCGTACTTCCGGATTTTATCGCGACGGTACACGATCTGATTTCGCCGCAACCGCATCATACGTTGTACGATTTATACTGCGGCTATGGTTTGTTTGGTCTGAGTTTGGCGCCCAATGTCGAAAAAGTAATCGGTGTAGAAATGTCGCGTCATTCGGTGGATTCAGCGCGTACCAATGCGCTTCGAATGAAAATCACCAACGCACGGTTTCATATCGGCGACCTGTCCGGTCTTACGCTGGAGCCCATGCTCAAAAAACAGAAAACGCCGTTCATTGCGGTATTGGATCCCCCGCGTTCGGGAACGGCACCGGGCGTTATCGAGACGCTGGCTATGGCCAAACCGGATCGCGTCGTGCATGTATTTTGCGATATCGAACGTCTTCCGTATGAATTAAAACGCTGGCGTCAAGGCGGGTATCGCGCGGCACATGTGATACCCGTAGATATGTTTCCGGCGACGGGGAATGTGGAAGTCGCTGTACTTTTAGAGCCGTGA
- a CDS encoding inorganic diphosphatase — protein MSLKDLPIGKKSPDEVHAIVEIPSGSRNKYEYDVELEIFKLDRTLYSAVHYPTAYGFIPSTFYDDGDPLDILIVASQPLHVGVLVEARPVGVLRMRDDKGPDDKILGVAIRDEQFRDIHRVEQLPHHLLVEIEHFFTTYKHLEGKDVRSFGWEPEAFAKSAIMRGHQKYLERKSSHA, from the coding sequence ATGAGTCTTAAAGATCTCCCGATCGGAAAAAAATCACCCGACGAAGTGCACGCGATCGTCGAGATTCCGAGCGGCAGTCGTAATAAATACGAATACGACGTAGAACTTGAAATATTTAAACTCGACCGCACGTTGTATTCGGCCGTGCATTATCCTACGGCCTATGGTTTTATTCCGAGTACATTTTATGATGACGGTGATCCGCTTGATATTTTGATCGTGGCATCGCAACCGCTTCATGTCGGAGTATTGGTCGAAGCGCGTCCGGTCGGTGTTTTACGCATGCGGGACGATAAAGGTCCGGATGATAAAATTCTGGGTGTGGCGATACGTGACGAACAGTTTCGCGATATTCACCGGGTGGAGCAACTGCCGCATCATTTGCTTGTCGAAATTGAACATTTTTTTACCACGTATAAACATCTCGAAGGTAAAGACGTACGCAGTTTTGGTTGGGAACCGGAGGCGTTTGCCAAATCGGCTATTATGCGTGGTCATCAGAAATATCTGGAACGGAAATCGTCGCATGCCTGA
- a CDS encoding ABC transporter ATP-binding protein yields the protein MPSLLSVRHLSAHFHVEDQLYKAVDDVSFDIAPEETLCLVGESGSGKSITALSVLDLLPYPGTIAGGAIYWQGKKLYDSGIDHRKSLRGREVAMIFQEPLTALNPVLTCGEQITEVLRLQPKTDSRTIRHQCLDLLERVGLNESEKVYSGYPHTLSGGMRQRVMIAITLACKPKLLIADEPTTALDVTVQAQILDVLRDQQKRDGMALLLITHNFGIVAGMADRVAVMYASKLVESGPVRSIFKKPAHPYTSGLLRAIPSLVSDEKKLYGIPGQVPRANQYPAGCHFHPRCMHADHTCRNTKPELIHVDDTHQAACFHPYAETSSTATDKI from the coding sequence ATGCCTTCACTACTTTCGGTTCGCCACTTATCGGCTCATTTTCATGTCGAAGACCAACTCTATAAAGCCGTAGATGATGTCAGTTTTGACATCGCACCGGAAGAAACATTATGTTTGGTCGGGGAATCCGGCAGCGGTAAGAGTATTACGGCATTATCGGTTTTGGATCTACTGCCCTACCCGGGAACCATCGCCGGCGGAGCAATATATTGGCAAGGCAAAAAACTCTATGACTCCGGCATAGATCACCGGAAAAGCTTGCGCGGTCGGGAAGTAGCCATGATCTTTCAGGAGCCTTTGACGGCGCTCAATCCCGTTTTGACATGCGGCGAACAAATCACCGAAGTTCTCCGCCTTCAACCAAAAACCGACAGCCGTACGATACGTCATCAATGTTTAGATTTATTGGAGCGCGTGGGATTAAACGAATCTGAAAAAGTGTATTCGGGATATCCGCATACGTTATCCGGCGGTATGCGTCAGCGGGTCATGATAGCTATAACCCTGGCATGCAAACCAAAACTTCTGATCGCCGATGAACCGACAACCGCGCTGGATGTTACGGTGCAGGCGCAAATTTTGGATGTACTGCGCGATCAGCAAAAACGCGACGGTATGGCACTGCTTCTTATTACGCATAATTTCGGAATTGTGGCCGGTATGGCCGATCGTGTGGCCGTGATGTATGCATCGAAACTTGTCGAAAGCGGGCCGGTAAGATCTATTTTTAAAAAACCCGCCCATCCTTATACTTCGGGTTTACTTCGCGCCATCCCCAGCCTGGTTTCCGATGAAAAGAAACTGTATGGCATTCCCGGGCAAGTCCCGCGGGCCAATCAATATCCTGCCGGCTGCCATTTTCACCCGCGCTGCATGCATGCCGACCACACGTGCCGCAACACAAAACCGGAACTCATCCATGTGGACGATACGCATCAAGCCGCATGTTTTCATCCCTATGCCGAAACATCAAGCACGGCAACTGATAAAATTTAG
- a CDS encoding FAD-dependent oxidoreductase, whose protein sequence is MKSSSPKIIIIGGVAAGPAAAAKAKRINPRAEVVLFEQGEHISYGSCAMPYFIGDVIPEAEKLIHFTPASFEKEKGCAVRIFHRAEAIWPHRRRVVMRNLQTDQIAEYTYDALIIATGARARVPDPAWFRYDNVFAVRSLSDSMRIKNYLASRRPSTAVIIGGGFIGMEMAEALRRHAMHVTVLHKSEWPMDSLELSGRRVVADELKRQGVKFEGNITSPEVVADGQTVRAVISGNARFDADVVIIATGFEPNTDLAREAKIRCGASGGIIVDHHLKTNADRIWAAGACTEFKNALINKPMYLPLANIANKMGWIAGENAAGGFAEFPPVVRNTAVKIFDLEVASVGLDAASASAHGLSVIEETIMARSRVGAYPGAKPVMITLLADKHSKRLIGANLIAEEGAALRANVLALAIQQKMTLRQIADMQMMYTPPFAPVWDPILVAANKMMKGL, encoded by the coding sequence ATGAAATCCTCATCGCCTAAAATCATTATCATCGGCGGCGTAGCGGCGGGACCGGCGGCAGCGGCCAAAGCCAAACGGATCAATCCCCGCGCCGAAGTCGTTTTGTTTGAGCAAGGCGAACATATTTCCTATGGCTCATGTGCGATGCCGTATTTTATCGGTGATGTGATACCGGAAGCGGAAAAACTAATTCATTTTACACCGGCCTCGTTTGAAAAAGAAAAAGGGTGTGCCGTACGAATTTTTCATCGTGCGGAAGCGATATGGCCGCATCGCCGTCGTGTCGTCATGCGCAATCTGCAAACCGATCAGATCGCGGAATACACTTACGATGCATTGATTATTGCGACGGGCGCGCGAGCCCGTGTACCCGATCCGGCTTGGTTTCGATATGATAATGTGTTTGCCGTACGTTCACTGTCTGATAGCATGCGTATCAAAAATTACCTCGCATCACGACGTCCTTCGACAGCCGTCATTATCGGCGGTGGCTTTATCGGTATGGAGATGGCTGAGGCGTTACGCCGTCATGCCATGCACGTCACCGTCCTGCATAAATCGGAATGGCCAATGGACTCACTGGAATTGTCCGGTCGGCGCGTGGTGGCGGATGAATTAAAGCGTCAGGGTGTAAAATTTGAAGGTAATATTACTTCACCAGAAGTGGTGGCGGACGGCCAAACAGTGCGTGCGGTGATTTCCGGTAACGCCCGTTTTGATGCCGATGTGGTCATAATAGCGACAGGTTTTGAACCTAACACGGATCTTGCGCGGGAAGCCAAGATACGGTGCGGTGCTTCCGGCGGTATCATCGTAGATCATCACCTCAAAACAAATGCAGATCGTATATGGGCGGCCGGGGCTTGTACTGAATTTAAAAATGCACTTATTAATAAACCGATGTATCTGCCATTGGCTAATATCGCCAACAAAATGGGTTGGATCGCCGGAGAAAATGCAGCGGGCGGGTTTGCCGAGTTTCCTCCGGTAGTGCGTAATACAGCGGTCAAAATTTTCGACCTCGAAGTAGCTTCGGTAGGTCTCGATGCGGCTTCGGCATCCGCGCACGGTCTATCCGTTATCGAAGAAACAATCATGGCGCGCTCCCGCGTTGGAGCGTATCCCGGCGCTAAACCGGTTATGATCACACTTCTCGCCGATAAACATTCCAAACGTCTGATCGGGGCCAATCTCATCGCCGAAGAAGGCGCCGCTCTGCGCGCCAATGTATTGGCGCTAGCGATCCAACAAAAAATGACGCTGCGTCAAATCGCGGATATGCAAATGATGTACACGCCTCCGTTTGCACCGGTATGGGATCCGATTCTTGTTGCCGCCAATAAAATGATGAAGGGATTATGA
- the guaA gene encoding glutamine-hydrolyzing GMP synthase, with amino-acid sequence MSHGETILILDFGSQFTQLIARRVRELQVYCEIHPYNMTPDKIRALQPKGIILSGGPSSVYENGAPHPDRAIFDLGIPVLGVCYGMQVMAYFLGGAVDKAAHREFGRAEIRITDHTDLFSGFPEQTTVWQSHGDRLEKIPDGFEIIAGTDNAPITAMRNKARRFWGVQFHPEVAHTPLGINLLKNFVRTICACTGQWTPSSFVKETTDAIRAKVGDGYVICALSGGVDSSVVAMLLHQAIPDRFSAIFVDNGLLRKNERGQVEAAFRSFFNNNLIVADASELFLTRLKDVTDPEKKRKIIGATFIDVFETEVEKLRATTGHIDFLAQGTLYPDVIESVSIKGPSATIKTHHNVGGLPEKMKLQLIEPLRELFKDEVRAVGRQLGLPDDLLMRHPFPGPGLAVRVLGEVTKERCDLLREADAIFMEELKKSGEYSNVWQAFTVLLPVKSVGVMGDERTYQNAVAIRAVTSQDGMTADWAHLPYDLLGRISNRIINEVRGINRVTYDISSKPPATIEWE; translated from the coding sequence GTGAGTCACGGTGAAACTATTTTAATACTGGATTTCGGATCACAATTTACCCAATTGATCGCACGGCGTGTTCGCGAACTGCAGGTGTATTGCGAAATACATCCGTACAATATGACGCCGGACAAAATTCGCGCGCTGCAACCTAAAGGAATTATCCTCTCGGGCGGACCAAGCAGTGTGTATGAAAACGGAGCGCCGCATCCGGATCGTGCCATCTTCGATTTGGGAATTCCCGTATTGGGGGTGTGTTACGGGATGCAGGTTATGGCTTATTTTCTCGGCGGTGCTGTAGATAAAGCGGCACATCGGGAGTTCGGTCGGGCTGAAATTCGCATTACCGATCACACGGATTTGTTCAGCGGCTTTCCTGAACAAACGACGGTATGGCAGAGCCACGGAGATCGTTTGGAAAAAATTCCCGATGGATTTGAAATCATCGCCGGTACGGACAATGCGCCGATCACGGCAATGCGAAATAAAGCGCGTCGTTTTTGGGGCGTTCAGTTTCACCCGGAAGTGGCGCATACACCGCTGGGTATCAATCTTCTCAAAAATTTCGTTCGCACCATTTGCGCGTGTACGGGTCAATGGACACCTTCTTCCTTTGTCAAAGAAACGACGGATGCTATTCGTGCAAAGGTCGGTGACGGTTATGTGATTTGTGCGCTCTCCGGTGGCGTGGATTCGTCCGTAGTAGCGATGCTATTGCATCAGGCCATACCGGATCGTTTTTCGGCTATTTTTGTAGATAATGGACTGCTTCGAAAAAACGAACGCGGGCAAGTCGAAGCGGCGTTTCGTTCGTTTTTTAACAATAATCTGATTGTGGCGGATGCGTCCGAACTTTTTTTGACGCGACTCAAAGATGTGACCGATCCGGAGAAAAAAAGAAAAATCATCGGCGCAACGTTTATCGATGTGTTTGAAACGGAAGTTGAAAAGTTGCGTGCCACAACGGGCCACATTGACTTTTTAGCGCAAGGTACGCTCTATCCGGATGTGATCGAAAGTGTATCCATCAAAGGGCCCTCGGCTACGATCAAAACACATCACAATGTCGGCGGATTACCGGAAAAAATGAAACTGCAATTAATCGAACCCCTGCGCGAACTTTTCAAAGATGAAGTGCGCGCCGTCGGTCGCCAGTTAGGTTTGCCCGATGATCTGCTTATGCGTCACCCGTTCCCGGGTCCCGGTCTGGCCGTACGTGTGCTCGGCGAGGTAACGAAAGAACGCTGTGATTTATTGCGCGAAGCCGATGCGATCTTTATGGAAGAATTGAAAAAATCAGGCGAGTATTCCAATGTTTGGCAAGCCTTTACCGTTTTGCTTCCTGTCAAGTCGGTCGGTGTGATGGGGGATGAACGTACTTACCAAAATGCCGTCGCTATACGTGCCGTCACAAGTCAGGATGGCATGACCGCCGATTGGGCGCATCTGCCGTACGACTTATTGGGTCGCATTTCCAACCGGATTATTAATGAGGTTCGCGGTATCAATCGCGTAACGTACGATATCAGCTCCAAACCTCCGGCTACGATTGAATGGGAGTAA
- a CDS encoding PTS sugar transporter subunit IIA, translated as MTEVNTSPISLADLILPATIRLDLQGKTKQSVIDELIELISEAGLVRDKSAVRQAVIDRERKLSTGLGHGIAIPHGKTSGVDKLVGAFGIKRDGIHFDSADGAPARIFFLLVSPVTVTGPHIKALSGIARFLRIEKNRERLLQAATTDEVLVLLGKPAV; from the coding sequence ATGACAGAAGTGAATACATCGCCGATTTCATTGGCGGATTTGATTTTACCCGCCACGATTCGTCTTGATTTGCAGGGCAAAACCAAACAAAGTGTGATTGACGAATTAATCGAATTGATATCGGAGGCCGGTCTGGTGCGGGATAAGTCGGCGGTTCGGCAAGCTGTAATCGACCGCGAACGCAAGCTCAGTACCGGACTTGGACACGGTATCGCTATTCCGCATGGAAAAACAAGCGGGGTTGATAAACTCGTCGGCGCTTTTGGAATAAAACGCGACGGGATTCATTTTGATTCGGCTGACGGTGCCCCGGCAAGAATATTTTTTCTACTCGTTTCTCCGGTAACCGTTACAGGACCGCACATCAAAGCCCTTTCCGGTATTGCTCGTTTTTTACGCATCGAAAAAAATCGTGAGCGCCTTTTGCAAGCCGCGACAACGGATGAAGTCTTGGTGCTTTTGGGAAAACCCGCCGTATGA